The Lepidochelys kempii isolate rLepKem1 chromosome 20, rLepKem1.hap2, whole genome shotgun sequence sequence gtgTCCTTGTATCAAAGCTGGGCCCCCAGGGGACACAGCTGACTGTCACCTCGCTGTTCCTACCTGCTGTGTCCCTATGAAACAACTGAGCTGGAGAGATGATGAAACCTGAAGTTACATCAGGGAGGGCTTCCCTGGGCCTGACTGGAGGAACACCGCACACTCTGATTGGTCAGGGCTTGCTATTTAAACCCAAAGAGAGGTGCAGGAAGTTGTCTGCAAAACTGGGCTCTGCCTGACTGCTACACTGGATCCTGCCTTCTTGCCTGACTCCTTAACCATGCTTTCCTGACCTGTTCCTGGTTACTGCCCTCCTGGTCTGTGACTCCAGTGCTGACTCTTGGCTTGACTCTgtctcctgctccaaccactagacctggCTGCCTATGCCCTGGCCCCGAAGTATCTTGCCTACTGTGCAAGGCCCGCGTGAAACTCTGTTGTTCTGACCTGTTGGTGTTTTGCATCCACTTTCCATTTACTTTGTACTAGTGGAAATTACCACACCAGGAGCAAGGCAAAGGGAAATCAGGCCTTCCTGTTCTCGAAACTGTCCCCTGAGCTTGAAAGAATGATCTCCATTGCCATTTTTCAGGACTTGGATGCTGCCTACATGAAAAAGGTGGAGATGGAGGCCAAGGTGGCTGCCATGACAGATGAAATCAACTTTCTGAGAGCCCTGTATGAGGCGGTGAGGATGTTCTCTGTTCTTCCTAATTCACACAGAGATGCCCCACATCATATTTAGCACTTTTCTAGGACATCTTAAATGTTTACATATGTCTTACACCTGTCACCAGAAACATTGCAGGGATGGAATTTCTAAGCAAGCTCCTGAGTGCTTCCAGAAAACTTACAAACATGGCAGGATGGCCCAACGCTAAGGAACGGAAAGGTCTAAATAGCAGGAGAAGTTGGAGGACAATAGAATAGTTGCCCAAAGATCCAACACTCAATGCCACATTCTCCACTGACCTGCATCTTGTATATACACCAGTGCAAAAATGAGAGCAAATGATACTGAATCTAAAAGGCAGAAATCTACATCTATTTTACCCTCACTACGCTGGTGTGAATGAGgcaaggggtgctggaacaatttttatagtggggatgctgagagtcatggaaccaaactgtaaaccctgtatataatggaaaccactagGCAGCACCCCTAATTCCAACACCTATGATGCAAGGTGCCAGGACAAAACTGAGAATCTGATCCTGATATTCTTAGCAAGAACACGACTctgttcccactgatgtcagtgacaaaactccagTTGATGTCAGGGTTAGACTCTCGGTACGCACCCAGGTAAAACTCATACAGAGTACAAAGAGAATTCCACTGGTGGAAGAACTTCAGGGTGGGGCTCCCTCAGGAAGAACATCACTGCAGAGGTTCTATAGTCCTTTAGATAAGACATAAGAGTTTTGGAAGAGCTAAAAATCCATGCTTCAGAGCAATCCCTGTTAAGAATCAGGCTGAGACCATCATGGAGAGCAGACTCTCCCTCGCCTGCCTATTGTCAGGGCCGGCTCCaagcaccagcattccaagcagaTGCTTGGGGCGGCAATCTGCAAGGGGCAGCAGTCCGTGTGCCGTTAGGGCGTTTCCGCAGTGGCAGCAATCCGGTGGCAGCGCCCATCTTGTCAGCTGCTCGaggtggcggcaattcggcgtgctgcttggggtggcaacaccggtagagccggccctgcctatTGTAGTGTTCTTGCACTTTCCTCCAGGGCAGCTGGTGTTGACCACTGTCCGAAACAGGatgctggattagatggaccttgCATCCggtccagtctggcaattcctatgttcccaaTGTAACCCagtggtgagtgtgtgttacaagTCCCCCTAATTCCCAGAGAATATGAGCTGTTACAGCCCCTTCCCTACTCTGCAGCTATAGCTCAAGTTGTAGCTGTTCATACTTAAAGCTCCAGAGGTCATCGATTCATTCCCTGATGTTGGTCAAGAGGTTGCTTGTAACGGTAAGACATACCTGAGAATAATACCCTGCAGGCTAGATGATATATGCAAGGAAATAATGACAGGTACAAGTGACCAGCCTGGTAGATGTGGGCTTTTGGAGACCAACTACCTATAAAAAATATACACCCATGAAAATTCTGCATAGAGTTAGTCTGATGGGTAAACTCTGGGACAAAACTACAAGTTCTTATTCGGGCAGAACAACCATTAATGTCAGTGGGCGTTTGAATAAGACATGAGTAAAGGAGGGTAAGGGCGGTGAGGTCATTCCTTGTGGCTCAGTACAACATCTAACCATATGAGTCATTTCCcctcatttttattttcagtagCTAGTTAAATaagttgggggttggactagatgacctcctgaggtcccttccatccctgatagtctatgaagtACGTACGTATGGGATCGCGAGCTAGCTAGAAAGACAGCGATAAGAGTTGGGGGAAGAAATACATAGAGAATGATAATAGACGAGAGCAACAGGTTTctagagagaatcatagaattgtaggactggaagggacctcgagaggtcatctagtccagtcccctgcactcacggcaagactaagtattatgtagaccatCCCCGACtatcctgcttttaaaaatctccaatgatggagattccacaacctccctgggcaattgcttaaccaccctgacaattaggaagtttttcctaacgtccaacctaaactgcccttactgcaatttaatcAGCATCTGGCATCTAGAGAGAAAGGGCCACTCACTGATGGGGTCTTTGTATGATTTTCAGGAATTGGCACAAATGCAAAGACAGATCAGTGACACCAGCATTATCTTGTCTATGGACAACAACCGAGCCCTGGACCTGGATGGAATCATTGCTGAGGTGAAGGCTCACTATGAAGACATGGCTAACAGGAGCCGAGCTGAAGCCAACTCCATGTACCAAGGCAAGGTGAGTCCTTGTGTGGCTTCAAGGTATGGAGCCATACAATGCTTTGCCACATGGAAAAGAGTCAACCAGATCTTCTGTGCATCTATTCTGTGGATAAAATAGAGTTTTCCAATTCAGCGCCACATATGTGAACTAAATATAATTAATACAGTGTTTATAGTAGTGATATCTTGTCACATTGATTCTTCTGACTTCTTAGTAACATCTGAAAATCTACCTATGGCCCCCACCagcatagtatctgaatgcctcatgtatttatcctcaccacacccctgtgcagcaggtattattcccattgtacagatgggaaaacttaggcacagagtgacttgcccaaggtctctcaAAGTCTGTGGTAAACCATGGAATTGAGCTATGGTTTCTCCAGTCCCAGGATAGCACCCTAACCACCGAGCTAAGGAATAAAGAATATAACGCACGAATCAGAGAGGTACCTGTCACTTTAATTAAGGATGCTGGGAAATATATCCATCTCCCATTGATTGGTTAATCCCCCAAAATCATGATAAAGCAGGTGTGGAGCAGATGTAGCTCCTATTTGCTTCTCAGAATTAGCCCTGATCAGGTTAGATCTGCCTTCGGAAAATACAGTCTATtacagttatttttttttctggccatcAGTTTCAGGAGCTTCAGGTCACTGCTGGGAAACAGGACAATGATCTGAAAAACTCCAAGCTGGAGATCTCGGAGCTGACCCGGCTGATCCACAGACTGCAGGCtgaacttgaaaatgtgaaaaaccAGGTAGAGCACATCTGATAAATAGAAAACTATGGACCCTGGACACTAGGGCAACCGTGGCAGACTGCCAGATGTGCTTTTCTCGTCCTGAATACCGCCACGGTGCCTGCAATGATGCTAAAAACAAGGAGGTTGTTTCTGCTTAATGTAAAACAAACGTGTTCACCCTGAACTAAAGCTGGGGGAAAAATGTCATCCAAAATTCAGTCAACATCgacacaaaatgtttcaatgtggAGAACCGAAATGTGATCTAAAGTGAAGTTTTATCTTTGACTTTTctgatttgctgaaaaatttgATACATTTTGTTTTTGGTTCAACACAAAACCATTTCTTCTCTATTTTTTTGTAACCAAAATATCTTTCATCCACACATCTCTGCTATGAACCCTGGCCGCTAGTAAAAAGTGACAGATGTGCTCTTCTTGTCCTGAATACTGCCATGGTGCCCATAGTGATGCCAAAGATGACAGGAGAGGCCCTACAATGTGAAAGAAAGGAGTTAATCCCAGGGCAAATCAAGTCTCATCCACATATTTCATGATTTCCCAGAAGAATAGTAAAAAAGTGCCTACGGAATTTAACATCTGTATATGATATTGTGAGGCATTATACACAATTGCCTTGATCTAATTCAGTTACCATAAAGACCAAGAAGGAAtgaaatttctttctttctttctttctttctttctttctttctttctttctttctttctttctttctttctttctttctttctttctttctttctttctttctttctttctttctttctttctttctttctcatccACCGAGTTCATTTCTCTTTCCATCTAATGCCTCTTTCCTTCCGTCCATCTATCTATCACATTTATAGTGTGTCGTTCACCATAGTATCTAGGTACTAGTTCTGGTCTACATGGAGTAGAGATGATCCAAAGGCCTGATGATAAAGAGCTCATTTAAACGTCTTAAGGCCTGGTTAAAaagtctgctgaagtcaatgggaagatgcTCATTAATGGCCATGGGGCTCCAGATGAGGCGTTGAGAATGGATGACCACATGGTTagcttgctttcttcttttctttgcagtgtGCCAAACTGCAGTCGGCTTTTGCTGAGACAGAGGCACATGGGGAGCTTACCCTCAAGGACGCTAGGGAAAAGCTGGTTGAATTGGAAATGGCCCTGCAGAAAGCTAAGGAGGAGATGGCTCGTTCGCTGCGTGATTATCAGGAGCTCTTGAATATCAAGCTGGCCCTGGATATTGAGATTGCCACGTACAAGACACTGTTGGAGGGAGAAGAATGCAGGTGGGTGCAATATATCTATGGGTCCTGACTTTTGCAAAGCAGCCTCTGTTATTGTTGGTGTACACTTTTTTTGCCCACAAATAAGCGTGCTCGCAGGTTTCTGCTGGCTGATTccacaaaactgaaatatttcacagGGTTCTATCAGTTTCATCGACATTTTCACAGGAAATAATCGCAACATTTTGTTTCGACTTTAACGTATTTGAAATGATAAAGTCGAAACACATTTCAGTAGGTTCAACACTGTCTGCAGAATGTTTCATTTAACCAAAAATCCAGAGGTTTTGACTTTTCGTCCCTTTTGGGATGAATCCAAATTTTAGAATCTCCCACGagatggaaattctgaattttgaccagctctatccTACAGGTGATTAGATGGCGATCCAGTGGCTGGGGAAACTCTGAGCTTGGAGGGCTGAATAACCCTCTTCCAACCACTGCTCTCCCGCCGTGTGACCACACCCTGGTAATCTGCAGTGAGCTGTGCTTGCTGGTATATAAGAGGTGTCCAAACCTTCTGGGAGGCACCCAAAACTTGCTCCTCACCAGCTTTAAGGACCGTCTGACCTCACTGAAATGTAGAGCTAGGAGCTACACTGCACCCTTTTGAAAGCACATGCCTTGTCTACTATTGGGAAGGAAATTCTGCAGCCACTtggctccccttgacttcaggtTTCAGGGTGTGTCCTAACTTCTAGCAGCCAGGCTAAATCAATGACCTAAATGGTGTTTCTTTCCACAACAGGATGTCTGGAGAGTGTGGCAGTGCCGTGAACATCTGTAAGTAACCCGAGCATCTGTTTACTAAAGATAGGAACAGGCAAACTGGAGGCCTCTGTTCTCCTCCCCCCGACCACCACTCAGCACAAGACAGAGTGGGAACCGGCTTCCTGGTGGTTATCACTAGCCCTGGCTCTAATGATGCTTAGAGCAGCCCAGTAGCTGCTCTAAGTTGCACCATTAGTGTACGGTTCTTAATAAGCCCAGTGCCAGTGGAGGGTTGGCAGCATCGAACTATACTCTACCACGCCCCCTTTTACAGCCAATATGCCGCCTTCCCTCCCCTGACATGCTTCTCATGCCACGCAGGGGATGAGCAGTGGTATCAACGCAAACGCAAGACTTCTCACTTGTGCGTTTGCACCCGGATTATAGACCCTTTGCACTACCTGAGTGATGCATAGAGGCCCTAactagagctgtttggaaaatgttttttttcctccccatggaaatttttttttttttggcaaaaatttgAACCCCACTATACCTTGATTTGGAAATACTGTTGGGACACCTCATGGGTGTTGGAGGACAGGTGTTTCATGAGCCAGGCTCCCTGGTCATCCCAGGAAGCCACCAAAAAGGGGGTAGAGTGTGGATCATGACCCACTAAGCTAGTTCGTGACACGCTGCAGCTGGAATAACTTGAACATCTCGGTCTTTTGCAGCGGTAGTCAGCAGCAGCTCCGGAGGCGGGAGTGGGAtaagctggggaggaggaggaggcaggctCAGTGTCAGAGGAGGCGGGATCAGTGTCGGAGGAGGCGGCTCCAGCTCTGGAAGCAGAAGAGGCATTGGAGGATACAGCTATGGAGGCAGGGGAGCTGGTTCCTGTGTGAAAATCATATCGACGACCTCTTCAAGCAAAAGAACCACCATATGCTAAAGCCTAGGAATTGTAGTCACTATCACCTGAGTGACAGATTTCCTTTACTGTGACGTAGTgggcagagcactggactgggactcagaagatcatggttctattcccagctctcccacttcttccctgagtgaccttggacagggctctgtgcctcactttccccatctgtaacgtagggataatgatactgacctcttctgtaaagcgctttgagatccactgatgaaaaacactgtatatgaggtaggtattattattgttGAGAACAAATATCCACATGCTCACACCCAACACTATCACTGAAAAAGTGACTGGCAACATCACAGTAACGCAACTGACGTGACCAGAGATTTTGTTTCTTGTGAATTTCCCTCCCAGCAAAATTTTACCAAAAAGATCTTGAGCCTGAAGATAATTCATTTCCCACCCACCATCTCTACTGCGCTTTGTATCCAACTTCCTGTATACTACACTAGAAAAATCCCATTCATTTCTGCAGTCTGGATGCTATCATGGATTGTAGCTTGCTCTCTGCATTGTGTGTTCCCACTGTTCTTGTTGTAGCTATGAAAGATACATTTTCTGTGCTGTTCTTCTAAGCCAGGGCCTTCAAATGGGGCTAAAGGACTCAGGCatctgactcccattgactttctatGGCAGTGTGTACATCTTTAGGATCCTTTGAAAGTCACAGAGTTAGTCCCATAACCTTCTCTGAGTTTCCTTGCATTGGATACCTTAATCCCAATGGGCCAAAATTCTGGTGCGGGTCCATTGAAAATGAAGGAATAACTAGGGCGGGGCAAATAATCGATTTTTCGGTTTGGGTGTCAActgaaaaatttggaaaaaaaccaGTTTCGTACTGAATAAAGTTTCATTCAATCTGAAACAAAAACATATTCAGTTTTGAGttgcattttgtttcattttcatggGGTTTTCAACATAGCtaaatgttcttttttttccaatttacagTTACGTTAATCACTGAGCGAAACGTCGTTCCTAAACggaaagtcaaaacatttcatttcggCAATTccaactctttttctttttcagctgaaGCTATTTGCTGAAAATgacccaaattcacaaatagttttgatCAACCCAATTTTTCAGCGAAAAAAGGATTCACCTAAAAATTTTCACCTAGCTTTAGGTGTAACAAAGAGGAGAATTTGGCGCACTCTCTGGCTCAGCAGGGTAACCCCTTGTACTCCTTGCTCTGAGAGAGGTATGAAACATTACAGCTAATAAACAAGATGCATTCCTTTCTTAGGGACAAATCTCGGAAGTTCCAACTCATCTGTTGGCCTGGACGCCACTCAAAAGTTGTACCACTTTCACTTCACTGGTACACTTAGTGCTATAGTGTGGATGCGGTTATACTATTAAAAAAACAGTTTATGCCAATATAGCTTATTCCTGTACAGGCAGAGCAATAAGTTATACTGGTAAAAAAACAATGAGTACAAATTTTtgttagtctttgaggtgccaccggactccttgttgtttttgtggatacagactaacacggctac is a genomic window containing:
- the LOC140901041 gene encoding keratin, type II cytoskeletal 5-like translates to MSRQLNARVGGCSRGFGSVSAIVSSGGRSSCTSLSRGRSRHCVFGSRSLYNLGGIKSISNSLIGGGWRLGGGFGGGFGTSGGAGGFGGGGLFGGGLGGRSNPGFPFCPPGGIQEVTINQNLLVPLNLEIDPEIQKVRVQEKEQIKTLNNKFASFIDKVRFLEQQNKVLETKWNLLRQQPTSNAGNNLEPVFEAYVGSLKKQLDGLVGERGRQDSELKNMQDLVDDLKHKYKEEINRRMAAENEFVLLKKDLDAAYMKKVEMEAKVAAMTDEINFLRALYEAELAQMQRQISDTSIILSMDNNRALDLDGIIAEVKAHYEDMANRSRAEANSMYQGKFQELQVTAGKQDNDLKNSKLEISELTRLIHRLQAELENVKNQCAKLQSAFAETEAHGELTLKDAREKLVELEMALQKAKEEMARSLRDYQELLNIKLALDIEIATYKTLLEGEECRMSGECGSAVNISVVSSSSGGGSGISWGGGGGRLSVRGGGISVGGGGSSSGSRRGIGGYSYGGRGAGSCVKIISTTSSSKRTTIC